A window from Culex pipiens pallens isolate TS chromosome 3, TS_CPP_V2, whole genome shotgun sequence encodes these proteins:
- the LOC120422324 gene encoding diuretic hormone receptor-like isoform X1, translated as MLESTPFWNAGGSGSGAGDLSQLPFADSMLLAAAAEVNASVEELCVLQRTAEELLTDLACPTFFDSVSCWPRTPPATLAILPCMTEFKGVQYDSTQNASRYCNINGTWDNYTNYGECQHVGTSALPEFELHIELPTIVYFVGYSISLAALVLAVTVLVNFKDLRCLRNTIHINLFLTYIMSSSLWMLILSLQMTTKTEIVDCIFLVTLFHYFSTTNFFWMLVEGLYLYMLVVQTFSGDNLRFRKYAIIGWGGPVIFVGAWALTRPFYLTEATITPTAEHPNKLEIECSWMRESHIDWIIQGPTCTVLVINLIFLLRIMWVLITKLRSANTLETRQYRKASKALLVLIPLLGITYLIVIYGPEEGGVGSHIFAVTRAILLSTQGFVVSLLYCFLNSEVRQTLRHHFYRWRDERNILRPGGANKAANNHRRPTISKDYSPRSRTESIRTLEYSIVIMKSSASRN; from the exons ATGCTAGAATCTACCCCGTTCTGGAATGCCGGCGGTTCCGGAAGTGGTGCCGGTGACCTATCTCAACTACCGTTTGCGGACAGTATGCTGCTGGCGGCGGCGGCCGAGGTCAACGCTTCCGTCGAGGAACTTTGCGTGCTGCAGCGGACCGCCGAAGAGCTGCTGACGGATTTGGCCTGCCCGACGTTTTTCGACTCGGTTTCCTGCTGGCCGCGGACGCCACCGGCCACGTTGGCCATCCTGCCGTGCATGACCGAATTTAAGGGCGTTCAGTATGACAGCACCC AGAACGCCAGCCGGTACTGCAACATCAACGGCACGTGGGACAACTACACCAACTACGGCGAGTGCCAGCACGTGGGCACGTCCGCCCTGCCCGAGTTCGAGCTGCACATCGAGCTGCCAACCATCGTGTACTTTGTCGGCTACAGTATTAGTCTGGCAGCACTGGTGCTCGCCGTCACGGTGCTGGTTAACTTCAA GGATCTGCGATGTCTCAGAAACACAATTCACATCAACCTATTTCTAACGTACATTATGTCGTCCAGCCTGTGGATGCTGATACTCTCTCTACAG ATGACAACCAAGACGGAAATCGTCGACTGTATATTTTTAGTTACCCTGTTCCATTACTTTAGCACGACAAACTTCTTCTGGATGCTGGTGGAAG GTCTGTACCTGTACATGCTGGTGGTGCAAACGTTTTCCGGTGACAATTTGCGTTTTCGAAAGTACGCCATCATCGGATGGG GTGGTCCCGTGATCTTCGTTGGAGCGTGGGCACTGACCAGGCCATTTTACTTAACAGAAGCCACCATCACACCAACGGCGGAACATCCCAACAAG CTCGAAATAGAATGCTCCTGGATGCGGGAATCTCACATCGATTGGATAATTCAGGGCCCGACCTGTACCGTGCTGGTGATCAATCTGATTTTCCTGCTCAGGATAATGTGG GTCCTGATCACGAAGCTCCGGTCGGCGAACACGCTCGAGACGCGCCAGTACCGGAAGGCTTCGAAGGCGCTGCTCGTACTTATCCCGCTGCTGGGCATCACGTACCTCATCGTGATCTACGGACCGGAGGAGGGCGGCGTCGGCAGTCACATCTTTGCGGTCACCAGGGCGATTCTGCTGAGCACACAG GGCTTCGTCGTATCACTGCTGTACTGCTTCCTGAACTCGGAGGTGCGCCAAACGCTGCGGCACCATTTTTACCGCTGGCGTGACGAACGGAACATCCTGCGGCCCGGCGGTGCCAACAAAGCGGCCAACAACCATCGCAG ACCAACCATCAGCAAAGACTACTCGCCGAGGTCACGGACCGAGAGCATACG
- the LOC120422324 gene encoding diuretic hormone receptor-like isoform X2, with protein sequence MLESTPFWNAGGSGSGAGDLSQLPFADSMLLAAAAEVNASVEELCVLQRTAEELLTDLACPTFFDSVSCWPRTPPATLAILPCMTEFKGVQYDSTQNASRYCNINGTWDNYTNYGECQHVGTSALPEFELHIELPTIVYFVGYSISLAALVLAVTVLVNFKDLRCLRNTIHINLFLTYIMSSSLWMLILSLQMTTKTEIVDCIFLVTLFHYFSTTNFFWMLVEGLYLYMLVVQTFSGDNLRFRKYAIIGWGGPVIFVGAWALTRPFYLTEATITPTAEHPNKLEIECSWMRESHIDWIIQGPTCTVLVINLIFLLRIMWVLITKLRSANTLETRQYRKASKALLVLIPLLGITYLIVIYGPEEGGVGSHIFAVTRAILLSTQGFVVSLLYCFLNSEVRQTLRHHFYRWRDERNILRPGGANKAANNHRSTLEYSIVIMKSSASRN encoded by the exons ATGCTAGAATCTACCCCGTTCTGGAATGCCGGCGGTTCCGGAAGTGGTGCCGGTGACCTATCTCAACTACCGTTTGCGGACAGTATGCTGCTGGCGGCGGCGGCCGAGGTCAACGCTTCCGTCGAGGAACTTTGCGTGCTGCAGCGGACCGCCGAAGAGCTGCTGACGGATTTGGCCTGCCCGACGTTTTTCGACTCGGTTTCCTGCTGGCCGCGGACGCCACCGGCCACGTTGGCCATCCTGCCGTGCATGACCGAATTTAAGGGCGTTCAGTATGACAGCACCC AGAACGCCAGCCGGTACTGCAACATCAACGGCACGTGGGACAACTACACCAACTACGGCGAGTGCCAGCACGTGGGCACGTCCGCCCTGCCCGAGTTCGAGCTGCACATCGAGCTGCCAACCATCGTGTACTTTGTCGGCTACAGTATTAGTCTGGCAGCACTGGTGCTCGCCGTCACGGTGCTGGTTAACTTCAA GGATCTGCGATGTCTCAGAAACACAATTCACATCAACCTATTTCTAACGTACATTATGTCGTCCAGCCTGTGGATGCTGATACTCTCTCTACAG ATGACAACCAAGACGGAAATCGTCGACTGTATATTTTTAGTTACCCTGTTCCATTACTTTAGCACGACAAACTTCTTCTGGATGCTGGTGGAAG GTCTGTACCTGTACATGCTGGTGGTGCAAACGTTTTCCGGTGACAATTTGCGTTTTCGAAAGTACGCCATCATCGGATGGG GTGGTCCCGTGATCTTCGTTGGAGCGTGGGCACTGACCAGGCCATTTTACTTAACAGAAGCCACCATCACACCAACGGCGGAACATCCCAACAAG CTCGAAATAGAATGCTCCTGGATGCGGGAATCTCACATCGATTGGATAATTCAGGGCCCGACCTGTACCGTGCTGGTGATCAATCTGATTTTCCTGCTCAGGATAATGTGG GTCCTGATCACGAAGCTCCGGTCGGCGAACACGCTCGAGACGCGCCAGTACCGGAAGGCTTCGAAGGCGCTGCTCGTACTTATCCCGCTGCTGGGCATCACGTACCTCATCGTGATCTACGGACCGGAGGAGGGCGGCGTCGGCAGTCACATCTTTGCGGTCACCAGGGCGATTCTGCTGAGCACACAG GGCTTCGTCGTATCACTGCTGTACTGCTTCCTGAACTCGGAGGTGCGCCAAACGCTGCGGCACCATTTTTACCGCTGGCGTGACGAACGGAACATCCTGCGGCCCGGCGGTGCCAACAAAGCGGCCAACAACCATCGCAG